One stretch of Ostrinia nubilalis chromosome 11, ilOstNubi1.1, whole genome shotgun sequence DNA includes these proteins:
- the LOC135076341 gene encoding probable cysteine--tRNA ligase, mitochondrial: MFKILPVFSRNLSHVCSLKPYKETKWLMPYGNPTGIYVYNCVADQKVPVILSDPHIATWYSCGPTVYDSAHIGHASCYVKLDIIQRILKSFFNMKLVTAMGVTDIDDKIIKKGNDTKTDFKTVAKKFEHEFWLDMASLNIEKPLIITRVSEHISSIEGFIKKIIDSGMAYVTPDGSVYFDTSKYPSYGKLQRMQESGEPSNDYKRNKMDFAIWKGHKPSEPSWPVSWGEGRPGWHIECSAMVSKIFGSQIDFHAGGIDLQFPHHENEEAQSCAYHNSQQWANYWIHVGHLHVKGDSKMSKSLKNTISIPHLLEKYSADTFRMACLMSNYRYPLEYSDEVMKTAEETLKKFKFFLKDVLVYVNNNATQSGEYRDKLLDDLQKAEDANLEFLKSDFDTASCINNVLSLISSTNKIMKMHSTEYYPVPIILIAEYVTSFLTKFGLTLNETAQNEVSNSLIDTLVEFRHVVRQNALAKKDKELLSACDMVRDKMKSSKIQINDSSKTASWVFTK; encoded by the coding sequence atgtttaaaatattaccaGTATTTAGTAGAAATCTCTCTCACGTTTGTAGTTTGAAACCTTACAAAGAGACAAAATGGCTGATGCCGTACGGGAATCCTACGGGTATTTATGTGTACAACTGTGTCGCCGACCAGAAAGTTCCTGTGATCCTGAGCGATCCTCACATCGCCACCTGGTATTCTTGTGGACCCACCGTCTACGACTCGGCCCACATAGGGCATGCCAGCTGCTACGTTAAGCTAGACATCATTCAAAGGATACTCAAATCATTTTTCAACATGAAACTAGTCACAGCCATGGGAGTCACCGACATCGACGATAAGATTATCAAAAAAGGTAACGACACTAAAACGGATTTTAAAACAGTCGCGAAGAAGTTTGAACACGAATTCTGGCTCGATATGGCCAGTCTCAACATCGAAAAGCCTCTTATAATCACCCGAGTATCGGAGCATATCAGTTCTATTGagggttttattaaaaaaataatcgatTCTGGTATGGCTTATGTTACTCCAGATGGATCTGTGTACTTTGACACAAGTAAGTATCCATCCTATGGGAAATTACAAAGGATGCAGGAGTCAGGTGAACCTTCAAACGATTACAAGAGAAACAAGATGGACTTTGCAATCTGGAAAGGTCATAAGCCAAGTGAGCCGTCTTGGCCCGTTTCTTGGGGGGAGGGTCGGCCCGGCTGGCACATTGAATGCTCAGCGATGGTCAGCAAAATATTTGGTTCACAAATTGACTTTCATGCAGGAGGCATAGATCTGCAATTCCCACACCATGAGAATGAAGAGGCACAGTCCTGTGCCTACCACAACTCCCAGCAGTGGGCCAATTACTGGATCCATGTTGGACACCTCCATGTAAAAGGAGACAGCAAAATGTCAAAATCACTAAAGAACACAATTTCCATACCACACTTGTTAGAAAAGTATAGTGCAGACACCTTTAGAATGGCATGCCTTATGTCTAACTACAGGTACCCCCTGGAATATAGCGATGAAGTCATGAAAACAGCTGAAGAAACACTGAAAAAGTTCAAGTTCTTCCTGAAAGATGTACTTGTGTATGTGAACAATAATGCCACACAGAGTGGGGAGTACAGAGACAAATTGCTAGATGATTTGCAGAAAGCAGAAGATGCAAACTTGGAATTTTTGAAATCAGATTTTGACACTGCTTCATGTATTAATAATGTGCTCAGTTTAATTTCAAGTACaaacaaaattatgaaaatgCATTCAACAGAGTACTATCCAGTTCCCATAATTTTAATAGCTGAATATGTGACGAGTTTTCTGACCAAGTTTGGTCTGACGTTGAATGAGACTGCACAGAATGAGGTGTCAAACTCTCTCATTGACACGTTGGTTGAATTCAGACATGTAGTCAGACAAAATGCTTTGGCAAAGAAAGACAAAGAACTTCTTAGTGCTTGTGACATGGTACGAGATAAAATGAAATCATCAAAAATCCAGATCAATGACAGTAGTAAAACGGCCTCCTGGGTTTTCACTAAATAA
- the LOC135075940 gene encoding uncharacterized protein LOC135075940, producing the protein MNLMFRKNFSGEKSMGTSGGGGKARGALGAGRNAKRRDRERYSFMEENHYKTLKTHLFLSAAPRSSAQYNDGSERCGPVLGGGTGPEPEPPQPLVTREPSVSLMRWDRPATAATSDRRRTEPVSLATLERDCFVIPAHALERFLPDGVPRPEIQKDNNKALKTTSDRRRTEPVSLATLERDCFVIPAHALERFLPDGVPDKKALKTTSDRRRTEPVSLATVERDCFVTPAHALERFLPDGVPDNKALKTTFDRRRTEPVSLATLERDCFVIPAHALERFLPDGVPDNKAWKTTSDRRRTEPVSLATLERDCFVIPAHALERFLPDGVPSSAKNNKALKTTSDRRRTEPVSLATLERDCFVIPAHALERFLPDGVPLPVPPPTPEKGGLTKTVPSSLSILEIADPKLCILAHLMSPLEPIEPILESPLAKPLIRQKTAAGELLSDVAQANTAVGGMLLANMEKNAEFPFISYYVINTTQTDPLLFYNNMRSASLNKFDPKTIRYSAAHTLDLYSEVAMICRPPFNDLAGGPKKSHTPTTGFIISVYKVFEGDDGERFERNWLYWTGARMLYRHLPHSVGMRKIALHKSVASHGDKMYLLVCECANLLDDLSGASMLVTALRARLCGYTGLYRPIQTF; encoded by the exons ATGAATTTGATGTTCCGGAAGAACTTCAGCGGAGAGAAGAGCATGGGCACTAGCGGGGGTGGAGGGAAGGCGAGGGGGGCGCTGGGTGCAGGGAGGAATGCCAAGCGGCGCGATCGCGAGCGGTACTCCTTCATGGAGGAAAACCACTACAAGACGCTGAAGACCCATCTGTTCCTCTCGGCggcgccccgctccagcgcgcAGTACAACGACGGCTCAG AACGATGCGGCCCCGTTCTCGGCGGAGGGACCGGCCCCGAGCCGGAGCCGCCGCAGCCGCTGGTCACGCGGGAGCCGTCGGTGTCGCTCATGCGCTGGGACCGGCCCGCCACCGCCGCCACCTCCGACCGCCGACGTACCGAGCCCGTCTCGCTAGCGACCCTCGAGCGCGACTGCTTCGTGATACCAGCGCACGCGCTCGAACGCTTCCTGCCTGATGGCGTACCG AGGCCCGAGATCCAAAAAGATAACAATAAAGCATTGAAAACCACCTCCGACCGCCGACGCACCGAGCCCGTCTCGCTAGCGACCCTCGAGCGCGACTGCTTCGTGATACCAGCGCACGCGCTCGAACGCTTCCTGCCTGATGGCGTACCG GATAAAAAAGCATTGAAAACCACCTCCGACCGCCGGCGCACCGAGCCCGTCTCGCTAGCGACGGTCGAACGTGACTGCTTCGTGACACCAGCGCACGCGCTCGAACGCTTCCTGCCTGATGGCGTACCG GataacaaagcattgaaaaccACCTTCGACCGCCGACGCACCGAGCCCGTCTCGCTAGCGACGCTCGAGCGCGACTGCTTCGTGATACCAGCGCACGCGCTCGAACGCTTCCTGCCTGATGGCGTACCG GATAATAAAGCATGGAAAACCACCTCCGACCGCCGGCGCACCGAGCCCGTCTCGCTAGCGACGCTCGAGCGCGACTGCTTCGTGATACCAGCGCACGCGCTCGAACGCTTCCTGCCTGATGGCGTACCG TCATCAGCCAAGAataacaaagcattgaaaaccACCTCCGACCGCCGGCGCACCGAGCCCGTCTCGCTAGCGACCCTCGAACGCGACTGCTTCGTGATACCAGCGCACGCGCTCGAACGCTTCCTGCCTGATGGCGTACCG CTCCCAGTGCCACCCCCAACTCCCGAAAAAGGAGGACTAACGAAGACTGTTCCAAGTTCCCTCAGCATACTTGAGATAGCTGACCCCAAGCTCTGTATATTGGCTCACCTGATGAGCCCTTTAGAGCCCATAGAGCCCATACTGGAGTCTCCTCTGGCCAAGCCTCTGATACGGCAGAAGACGGCCGCAGGAGAGCTCCTGAGTGACGTGGCTCAGGCGAACACAGCGGTGGGCGGGATGCTTCTAGCGAACATGGAAAAGAACGCGGAGTTTCCATTCATATCTTACTATGTGATAAATACGACACAAACAGATCCTTTGCTTTTCTACAACAACATGAGGAGTGCGTCTTTGAACAAGTTTGACCCGAAGACGATCAGGTACTCGGCTGCGCACACGCTGGATCTCTACAGCGAAGTGGCGATGATATGCCGGCCGCCTTTCAACGACCTCGCCGGGGGACCCAAGAAGTCGCATACGCCTACCACTGGCTTCATTATTAGCGTTTATAAG GTCTTCGAAGGCGACGACGGCGAGCGTTTCGAGAGGAACTGGCTGTACTGGACCGGCGCGCGAATGTTGTATCGGCATCTACCCCACTCTGTGGGCATGAGGAAGATAGCTTTGCACAAATCCGTAGCCTCTCATGGCGACAAAATGTACTTGTTGGTGTGTGAGTGCGCCAACTTGCTGGACGACTTGTCAGGCGCCTCCATGTTGGTGACGGCTCTCCGCGCGCGTTTGTGTGGGTATACCGGGCTATACCGGCCTATACAGACGTTCTAG
- the LOC135075914 gene encoding cytochrome c oxidase assembly factor 5, whose translation MVTTYAPDEIGLVDKSPCADIRADLKMCLLASDCCKKNKMTPRECLRDGVVPDECAQLRRTFFECKRSLLDNRRRFRGHKGY comes from the exons ATGGTCACAACATACGCTCCAGATGAAATTGGCCTAGTGGACAAGTCGCCCTGTGCTGACATTCGAGCAGATCTCAAGATGTGTTTACTAGCCAGCGACTGCTGTAAAAAG AATAAAATGACTCCACGAGAGTGCTTACGAGACGGCGTAGTACCTGATGAATGTGCTCAGTTGCGGAGAACTTTCTTCGAATGTAAACGATCCTTA CTTGACAACCGGAGAAGATTTAGAGGTCACAAGGGCTACTAA